Sequence from the Penicillium oxalicum strain HP7-1 chromosome IV, whole genome shotgun sequence genome:
ACAAAGCCCCGGCGATTGACCTCTCCATACCACTGTAAGCGCCGCAAGTGGTACCGCAGATCAAGCAGGGCCTCTCGGAGATCATGACGGTCTTCGGGCTCCAAGCGATGACGTCCTTCCATTGAGTAGCCATAGCGATCCTCCAGTAGCTTTAACCGTCGGGCATACTCGGCGTATTTTTTATTGTAGAAGTAatcaacatcctcgacatTGCGATCCAGAGAGTAGAAGAATCCTAGACGATGCTCAGTTCTGACGGGGGCCCCCAATTCTCACCAGCACCGTCGATCGCGATCGCGCGCGAACGCAAAGTGGTGAGGGATTGTGTCATGGCCACTTACCAGCTAGATCGGGTTCTTGGCCGGTCTTGATCTGCTCGGCCGCGGACTTGATCAGTTTCTTCAGCGCTTTGTACTTGATGTACGAGGCGCTCCATTCTGGCACCGTGAATTGGGGCAGATTGCGGCCAAACTTCATGCTGGGCGATGCCGAAACAACGATGAGATGCCCCGACAGTCTTTGCTAATCTGCAACCcccaagagaaaaaagaaagagatttCTCGTCAAATCCTTTGGGTTCAAGTTCTGATCGTGAACCCCAATTCCACCGCCCGGAGATAATTTTGCCACCGAAGGACGGCACGTCTCCACACCGACGTCGTCGGGATGTATGGGAGTAGTGTTGCTTTTGGTTCTTTGACGGAGGGGGGAGGGCCAACCTGCGCAGAGCCACGAGGACCGTGATCAGGCGAATGGACGCACACGGGCGAAAGAGAGTGTGGAATCCATGGGTGAACAGAAGAGGAGTCGAAGGAAACCCCAGGGAGTAATAAGAATCGAGCAATGCTGACTTTGACCTCGTTGCGACTGCGGATGATAACACCAGTACCTGACGGCCTGTGAGGATGAGCAAAGTGGGGCCGGAAGGGGAAGGGCTCGTGGGCAGCTGACCTCGTCGGACTGGTGCTTTGACTCACGGGACCGGTGGAGCGGTGAAAGCGGTGGGTTGAAGGGCCGAGCAACCGAATTTCCGCCCCTGTGGGAACATCACATGTACCCCAATGTAGCCACGCCCGCAATGTACTACAGTACACCACTACATATGCCTCGTGGTACGATGAGAGTTTTGTACTAAGTACTTCAGTCCTTTGCTGCGGTGTAGTAATATGACCTGACCAGAATTCATCCGGCAGCTTCTGCCATTCTCTTACTGTACCACTCGAGCGAGTCCGCCCTATTTACTCACTATTCACTCAATAATGCTCAACGGTTGTACTTGTCAGTAGCAAACTATTCATTATTCTCCTGCCCTGTTTGCTCATTAGTGACACCCAAAAACACATCTATCATGCCCCTGATCCGCCTAAGCTTGATGTAACCTTTACTCCCCGGCAACGGCTAGTCGGACACTTCGCAAGATCCGCGGGGCCCCCCGGCCGAAAATCACAAAGAGATCAGTACTCATACCAAGCATTTCTCTCCGGTGGTACCTGATACTTGTGCAGAATAACGGTCATAGTAGGTCGACCTACCAGAGAACTGTAAGGGTCGACATTCCTGACCGCTCTGTtcctattatatataaagcCGTCTCGCCAAAAACCAAGTTACTCAGAACTATCTACCTGCTTCCTTGGTATCTATTTGTTGGCATAACAACTGAATGAAGCTCGCTCGTTTATCTGGTCCTGAATTTTTGATTCTGGCCTCCAGGAAAGCCATGCTGGGTAGGCATTCAAGCCTACTTGCAGAAGCTTACCCGCTAACATGAAACCTACTTATATAACGTTTGCTTCAAACCTCCATAACCCTTCATCTCTTTTAATAGTACAAGACGGAATCCATAAAAAGCTATGATCCGCTAAAACTGGAATCCTCTCAAGGATCCGACCTGCCCCATTATAGAGGTAATGAGAATCTTGACCTGGCCAGCCCCTTCATCACAGATCTGCCCCATCCGGGCGTCTGCCCCCATTGATAAACAGACACCGCTtccccaagaagaaaaagagtaCATAATTCATTGACATCTGGAAAACCCAGACAAGAGCACGTGGTCCTTCCATTCTCCTAGGTTGAGGCTGCATTCTCGAAATCGAATCCCCACATTGAATGTGGATGACGGGAATGTTGACCTCTGCCTCACCCTCTGCATCGACATGTCCTGTCTGGATTGATCACTCAGCTTCCATGTAGAGTGGGGGCGGCAATAGTGACAAATCCGTCGCGCCCAGGCTAGTTAGATAGGTCATCCACAGGGAGGAGGAACCACCCCAATTTCGAGATTATTTGTTACTGGTCATCCTTTGTGTATACTTTTTTGACGCCCTTTCCTATCGTCCACGGGCAATTGGGCCAAAAGAGAACCATCTGGAGAGAAGATAAGGTCAAAGTTATAGGATGATCGGGATGTCGGATGGGACCAAAGCGCGTCATCCTGGAGCCCACGGGATGAGACGGATGGCTTAGAATAATGGGTCTCTGGTGAGGAAGGATCTTCCCAGTAGTACATACCTAGTAGATCAAATACGAGCAATTCCAAATCGAGCTAAGTACTCAGTTGCACCCGTTCATGGGGTCTTTTCCCtgaatatttttttttaaagaaaagaatggcCAGTAGGTATTGGCACAAGATCTAGAAGCCCCGAGGTCGAATGAGCGGGACGTGTGCGCAGTCTGGCTAGCGTGATTTGTCGATCCGGGGAGGGGGCACAACTACCGGGGATCAGTGGGTCTGTTCATgttttctactttttttatttttatttttatttttttattttttaaaaaaaagaacttTGGACCTGGTCTCTCTGATCAACAGTGTTGGTGTATTCAGGTTTTCATGATTGCTACAGGCAGTTACTTCAATTCGTAATCACTGGATACTTGAAGACTTCATTAGAATTTGGGTCATTGCCCCTTATCAACCTATTTAGAGTCTCAAACTACGGACGCCGGTCTGCAATAAGTACCCTCTGGTTCGAGTACTCACGTCTTTCTGTCCAGCGTCGTTCGATCGCAATCCCAGCGCCCAGTACATCAATTGGCAAGTCCCTGTTAAGAGGTAAAAAAGAATCGATCATCTACCAATATTTGGTATctccccatcttcttcagagaTTTTGCTGTTGTTCTTCTGTCAAGATCCGTCAGCAATCGAGGCTAGCAAGTCACCTGAGCATCGCCCTCTTCATCTCGGACTCTTGCTTCATAGGTCACAAGAGACCACCTGTCATCATCCTTCTGCCTCTCCGGACTACAATCTGTCTGCTACTGCGCGCCTAGTAGATACCGTTGTCAAGAGAAGGCGTTTACATTTCCGAGGACCCATACCCTTAGAGGCCCCATCGCATTTACTCCCATACAGGTTTTCGTAGTACGATTGCAGAGTAgtgaaagatgaagagactACAAATTCAAATGAGAGGGACAAAAAGAATCATTGCGGACATACATTAGgcagaaaaagcaaagacaaTCATCGCTCTTGACTCGGTAACGGTGCGCGTGAATCAACCGGACATACTAGAAGGGTATCGAGGAGAGCCCCTCCCAAaacaaggaagaaagaaataagGTGCAACATGGGAATAACCAAcacgaaaggaaaaaaagaaaaagacaataAAAAAGACACCCTTGCAGAAAACCCAACTCCAGATGCACAAAAGTTCAAGGGGACCGATTTCCTCAGCCAGAAACTCCAAGCACCATGAGCACGCCCCACTCCTTTGATAAATTCACAGATCATTGTAAGATTGGTCCTCGAGATGCTCTGCCAGAGAGCCCCTCTGGTAAAATGAGCGGACCAAGAGCGAACAGGAAGCGCAGGGCTTAGCATACTGATGGCTGCACCAAAGGCTTCAACGCCTCGACTCCAGTCTGTATAATGGCCGAATTGGACGTCTTCTTGAGACACGAGGTCAGAACCTCGACGCCCTTGGCCTCTTTCACGGCAGCTCTGGCACGCTGCCCAATGTCCCCCGAGGCCGTGGTGAGATTTTGAAGACACACCACGCCGCGGTGAACGAGggcatcgtcatcctcctgaCACAGACCAAGGAGCAATTCAACTCCCCGTGGCCTTTCGAGAACTGCTGCCACCGCGGCATCAAATTCGGTCAGCATCGCAATAGCGCCACCCGCCGCCCGTCGAGTAGCCAGGTCATCAGCATCGGTAAGAGCAAGCATGATGTGCAGTCGTTGCGAAGCTCTCTTGGTGGCATCGGCAAACTTGATGATTCCCGATTCACAAGTCATGAGGTTGCAGACTAGTTCGCAGGCAGCCCGCTGCACACGCGAGTTATTAGAGAGGAGGAGGTCTTCAATGACCGGCCATCCCTCTCGAACAATCAACTCGGCGGGGGAATCATCACGCGGATAAGACGCCAAGTTGGTCAAGGCAAGAAGACTTTCAAAAACAGGCAGGAGATCGCGAGGCTGGTCCACGGAAATCGTGGCGCCGTTGGGAGAGGCCAGAAGTGAAAGTAGTGGCCGCACTGGAGAAGTCGCTTGAGGAAACCCGGTGGATGGAAAAGCATGGGCTGGGTCAACCGAAATAAGAACCCGAGCCAGTGCGTGAGATGCGGTTCGACTCGTCTCGGACACTGTATTGGTCTGATTTGGCTTCGAAACAGACAGTCCCAGTAGTAGTTTGATGGCACCTTGTTGGGCCAACGTACCTCGGGACTTGGATCGCCGTGCTAGGGCCAACATGATCTTGGCAGTCAAGTCGTTGGCAGATGGGGAAGCTAGTCGGCCACACTCGACCAGAAGGGACATGACCCCCGCGTCCACAAGAGCGCCGCAGCGCTCAAGAAcagcatcatcttcgtcacgAGGATCGACGGGGGCGCGCGCATTTCCGGCAGAGGCATCGGCATAATTCTTCAACTGAGACATCTTTTTCTGTTCATCAGACATGGTGGGAAGGAATTTGGTGAGATTGGAAATGATCATCAGGCCGCCAAACAGCACGGAAGTTTCGGCGGTATGGCGTTTCAAGACGTTGACCAAATTACGCAAAAAAGGAGGATCCATAGCGATTTGATTCTTGACCGAGGGCTCAACGGACGAGTAAGCTAGACCCTCAACCGCGTGAGAAATATTTTCAACCTTGGATTCAGTCATTAGTCCCTTAAACTTTTGCACCAAGTCCGTCACGCCTGCGTTCGCCTCCTGGGCCTCACCGTTCTTGGTCGATGGCTGGGTGGTTTCGGAGGCGCGAATCTTCGCCAAAACCACCGCGGCCAGCTCCGAGCCCTCGTCACTCCCATTGGTCAGGGTGTGTGACAGCCAGTCCGAGAAGTTTTTGGTCACGATTTCTCGGCAGGGCCGGTTGATACATGCGGCATTAAGTAGCTCCAAAATGGAGAGCTCGACCTTCTTGCGGGTGGCATCCCGGGTTGCCAGGGGACTCAATGCCGCCATGAATCCCTCGGATAAGAAGATCCCAGCAGCGGCACTCGGGGCCACGGGAAAGACCGCGGCGACCGCGGAGAATGCGATGATCATGTCATTCAACCGACCCTTGGCAATCATTGCGGTGATCAGCATGGCGAATTGCTTTTCGCCGGCCTCCTTGGAGACCTCGAGGTACTTTGCGGTGGCCAGGGTAGCTTGACTGCGTAGCTCCAGAGGGAGTCGGCTGTCCAGGGAGGTCAAGATGACCTCAAActcttcatcatccaccaAATGCTGCAGGCGGCTCGCATCAACCGCCAATAACCGAGTGATTCCCTTCAGAGCACGACCGTCGAGATCATGGCCCGATTCCATCAACTTGGCCAAGAACAGTTGGAAAAGCTCACTCTCGCAGTGGAGGCGCTTGTCCTCGCAAGGCCAGACCTGCGGATCGAGGACCACCGTATCCAGACATACTGCCGCTCCGTCGCCACGGTCAAAGATTTCATCGAAGAAAGTTGTCACAGAGATCTGGAGTTGGTCGGAAAAGTATTGACGGACGCTGGTATTTTGGCGGACTAGCCCGGAGATGATCTCGTCTTGAATATCCGAGAGAACATGCGCCCGCTGGTCGAGTAGAAGTTTCAGCGCCTCCAAGGCGACGTTCTCGGGAGGCTTCAGGCCATCGGCGCGAAGATAAAAGGCGGCTTCTTTGCCGGCAACTTCATCTTTACGAGCTGCGTACCGACGGCAGAGGTCGAGGAGCGGGTGGccactttcttcttcctgttGAATCTTGAGGAAGGCGGCTTTCACGTCGAGGTTATCCTTTGAGATGGACAATGCCTCTCTGAGGTTGCGTGATGCGGCCTATGAAAGAGACCGAGCGAATCAATTTCTCGTTCCGGGACCCTAGGAAGGACTTGGGTAGCTCATAATCGCTCGGAGACTTACATCGCGGTGACCCGCATCAAATAACTCGACGGCCTCGCGTGCCAGGTGAACAGCGCGCTCTTCGCCCGTTGCCGAGACCATTGCCGGAGGTGCTGTGAGCAGCGCGCTGCGAGCGAGAGATCAGGAAAACTGGGTTCCGAAGATAAGAGGAAGCTAGTGGCAAGCACGAGAATCAACTGTTTGTGGGATGGTTCTTTGGCAGAGAGAtctgttgttttttttttctgccgttcggagatggagggggggggagggtcgCGGATAAAGTggagttggaggaggaagagagagatgagtCCAGTTTGCACCAGTGCGAAAAGGAAGTTCCGCGGATTTTATCAGATCCACGGAGCCGCGAGCGTTTCAACAGGGATGAAGGTGTAAGAGCCACGTCAACCGGGCACGGAAATTTGGGTAAAGAGGTGAACCACCGACGGAGATACTTCTTGCAGACTCGCGTCGATCTTCCAATGATTTATTCTTGGCCAGCTTGGCTTTGGTCTGCACCTGGCAGATTGCAGAAAGGAGCGAGTATAGACAAGTATACCCACATTGACTGGGACGCATAATGCATCAGAGCATGTGTAATGTGTATTGTTACCGATTACGAGGTCGGTATTACCAATCGCGCTGCATCCCCCAAAGTTCCGTGGATTGGATCGCATCGGCATTGACGACCAACGATACGGCATTTCCGTGACCCTCGCATTACAAGGATCTACAGGTGCGTCCGGCCGGGGGGCGTTGGCCCCCACCCACTTATCTCCGGACGGGCCCCTCGCCTTTTTGGCACGCCTAGGCCTAATTAATTGTATGGTCAGTCCAGCGTCCGGTCCAGCTGGTTACAATTACCGTCCATGGTGTCCAATTGGCCATTGGCTCCTTTCCGGCGACCACTTTCATGATTCAGCTGGCTCCAGGTGGTTTTGACTGTATGATACCGTACTGCATACCGTACGGGTGGGCTTTCTGTCAGCCCATTTCCGCCACCAATACCCATTATCAATCGCCCTGATAAGACCAACCACGAAGGCGCCCGCCATCACGTTGCCGATAAACCAAAACTCACAATCGCGCCGAGAGGCTGCCCGCGATACGCTCCATCTTCATTCAGATCATTCAGACAGACTGGACAAGATGACATAAGTTGCCAGGGCTACGATTCACTCAGTGATAGTACGGACTCGACAGACTCACGGACCAACCACCCCGGCACAGCTCCAGTCGTAAGCTCTGACTCTGCATGATCATCCGGGCCCGGTCGATAGGTCTCCGCGATGGATGTCCATGGCATTGTACAACGTCACTTACCATGTCCATCAAATGGGGACTAGTGAAAGGGCGATCGAAGCACGTCCATCTTGCCAGCCTTGACCCGAACAAGCAGGATGAGCTAAACGCGGTACAATCCCCGGCCGCCCGATTAGTCCGTCCAAGCCGGAGGTGTCAAGGAACACAacctcttctccatccgcCCTTGACATCCATTCCCACTGCTGATTCGAGGAAGTTCGTAGCGAGTCTTGCCAAGCATTAaccttaaaaaaaaattcatttttcacttcttcgtcttcgggGTGGAAGCTAGTCAGCGACGGTACACTTCATCACTTGGCTCATGGCACAGACGATCCATCGACTTTCAGCTAAGCACGCATGGCTAGCAGTCTCAAAAGTCCGTCGGTGGGACAACAAAGAACATGCGTACTTGCTTACAGAAGTGCATTCTTGCCAAGAAGATGGGATGATCGGAAACATGGAAGTCATTTAGGCTGGATCACCCTTCATGGTATGGTGGCTTCCAGGCCTGCCCAGTCTTTTGATGGGATACATTGGGTCTATCGTGGTGACACCCATACCCACCTGCACACCTGGAGTTGTGGCCACGGAGATCACTTCCAACGGCCATTGAGCCGATGGGATCTACAGAGAGAGGGATTGACGACCGATGCTGGGGTGAGATCATCTGTAGTCAGCACCGGAAATAGTCTACCGGATCACCGGGCAGGGATCTGAGAGATCCATTGAATCCCCGGAGGATGAATCTGAGTTAACCTTTGGGCCGATTCCAGTTCCTCCACTTTCTTGCAAATCCTACAATTACACAGGTCGAGATGAGACAACTGGTTCAGTAACGGAGTACATACTGGAAGTACAGTGCCTCGAAACATCCTGGTATCCCTCTCCCAGAACACCTAACGGGCATGCCACTCACATCCAGGCCCTCCTTGCGCTACTGTTCCAAGTTATGAACACGTATCGGCGAGAGAAAGCTCGACCTAGTGATACAAAGGCCATCATTTATCTCCGTACGCATGATGGGAATGCCAGCTCAGGCATTTTCACTAAGCCCACCTACCTACTTGCCAAGGGGCACCTTGTTCACCCCATTTGAAGCAAGTGCTTTGTCCATGATATAGTTTGGCGATTGCTCGGTCAAGACTCAATCATTCTCCAGTGGACGATGCTTCAGCGACACATTGTTAAAACCACATTAATTGCAATCAATGTAGCTAATCGCGGCTGAATCCCAACGAGGCGAGAGGACAAGATACCGTGAGGGTACATATTGACAGAAACAAACAGGACTTCAGCTGGAGCACGGAGCATTCGAAAGCCAACATTGTAGGAGGGACCGCGATCGACGCTATCACCTCGTGACCTGGCCCTATCTTATCGCGGAGCTATTTGACTCCCTCCATTCATTCGCGATCAACGACGTCGAGTTGGGTCCAGTACAATACTTGATTGACAGTCTCGCAGACTGTACTTACGGTTGTCATCTCTCGTTGCGGTTGACTTCGATCTTTGATTTCCAGTATCCCTGGCAGTTTCGTCATGGTCAAGGTTCGCTCCGTTTGCTCCGCATAGAATCATGAACTCAGTCGATGCATCTGAGCACTACGAGCTCAATGCAACAGGTATCTGCACTCTGACAGTCCTGGGGTATTTCTCTCCACTATCCAGCGTCACTGACAAGAAACGCCAGAACTTGCACCTTCTCTGCTCACCGTGATTCTCGATACGAATCCACATGCCTGGGCCACCCTGGAGAACTCGCTCCCGCTGACCAAGGCCGTGGCAAACATTCTCGTCTTTATCAATGCCCATCTCGCCTGTAATTATGCGAACGAGGTCGCGGTGGTGGCATCTCACACCACGAAAGCAACATGGCTGTACCCTGTGCACGATGAAGACCCAACCAAAGCATTAGCCGACGGCGACGGCGACATCACAATGAATGGTCAGGATGGAACAGGGTCACAGACCAACAAATACCGCCCGTTCCGCGTCGTGGAGGAACGAGTCACACAACGGTTGAAAGAACTTATGGATACGACGAGCAGCGAGGATCTTCGCGGGAACACATCCACTATGCTCGCGGGGGCGCTGACCCTGGCTTTAAGCAACATCAATCGGCGGACCATTGCCTGGGCCGAGAAGCACGGCGGTGCAGATTTGGAAGATGCCGCCGGTGAtaccggtggtggtggcagtggGCCTGCAGGGGGTACAGGACCAGGGCGGTACTCGGCAGCAAGCGACGACGAACGCCTCCAAAGCCGAATCCTGATCGTTTCGGTCAGTGGGTCCAGCGACTCGGCGCACCAGTACATCCCCGTCATGAACGGCATTTTCGCCTGCCAGCGATTGCACATTCCTATTGACGTGTGCAAATTGAGTGGCGATGCGGTGTTTCTGCAGCAGGCCTGCGATGCCACCAAGGGCGTCTACATGGCTCTTTCTGAACCGCGTGGCCTGCTGCAGTATTTGATGATGGCTTTTCTTCCGGACCAACGCTCACGCAAACATCTCGTTTTGCCGACGCGCGTCGATGTTGATTTCCGCGCGGCATGCTTTTGTCATCGACGGGTCGTGGACATTGGCTACGTCTGCTCTATTTGCCTCAGCATCTTCTGCGAGCCGCCTCCCGACAATGAGTGTCTGACGTGCGGGACGCCGCTCGACATTGGTGACTTTGGCTCTAAACCAGCTCTCATtccgagaaagaagaagaaaaagaagcgagCGAATGGGACATCGACGGTAGGAACGCCCATGTCCACGGGAACGCCAACCCCCGGCCCGGGCTGATATGGACTGGAAAAGAATGAGGCTTCAATCAAGTGACAAACTCATATTCCCTTGTACTCTATAACCATTTCTCTCGCTGGATTCGAGGAACTGGAAAGGTCTCTAATTCGGCTGATGCTATCATGGAATCAATGAGGCATAAAAGACGTATCAGCGTGATTTCATGGAGTTTTTTCTAGGTCATCTAGGTAATGAACGCAGATTCACGTATGTCCTAGAGCCAAGACGGTGTAGTGAACAGACACATCGGACGTGCGCTCGAAAGGAAAGGCCAGGATGGGGAAATCTTGAACGCCTGAAATTGAGGACCATGCAATGGCCGGTCAGAGCAATGTGCAGAACAGATGTCAGAGAATTAAGACCATGGAGACAATGGTCAGCCATAATCGATGCGTGAAGAAAGAATATGCCATAGGATAATTGGAGGGCGTAAGACTAATAGGGAATCGCCCAGGAAAGCACATAAAGAACACCCACAATGCTGCTGGCGGTCTCCAACACCCACAGCGGCAATCGAGCTAGCATTTGTAGATCGAGATTCAGCGGGCGAGAAGTGCCAAACCTTATTCCGCCGCCTGCCGGCAAGACATTTATGCTGTTCTCGTGTTTAGGTCCTATCGATCTTTCGAATTTTGGCCGCGGGCCTAACAGTACCACGTACGAATATTTATCAGCACGCTCGTTCGAAAAAGCCCGAAGCGGTCTCTCACTTACTCGGGATA
This genomic interval carries:
- a CDS encoding General transcription factor IIH subunit 3 — encoded protein: MNSVDASEHYELNATELAPSLLTVILDTNPHAWATLENSLPLTKAVANILVFINAHLACNYANEVAVVASHTTKATWLYPVHDEDPTKALADGDGDITMNGQDGTGSQTNKYRPFRVVEERVTQRLKELMDTTSSEDLRGNTSTMLAGALTLALSNINRRTIAWAEKHGGADLEDAAGDTGGGGSGPAGGTGPGRYSAASDDERLQSRILIVSVSGSSDSAHQYIPVMNGIFACQRLHIPIDVCKLSGDAVFLQQACDATKGVYMALSEPRGLLQYLMMAFLPDQRSRKHLVLPTRVDVDFRAACFCHRRVVDIGYVCSICLSIFCEPPPDNECLTCGTPLDIGDFGSKPALIPRKKKKKKRANGTSTVGTPMSTGTPTPGPG